One genomic region from Streptomyces venezuelae encodes:
- a CDS encoding TetR/AcrR family transcriptional regulator: MEQKPTRVRIIDAARDLMRTAGLARTTTKEIAKAAGCSEAALYKYFASKEELFLTVLDERLPRLGGLLGALAADPGSRTVEENLTDIARQAALFYEESFPMAASLYAEPQLKARHDEGMRRLGAGPHKPVEGLTAYLRTEQRLGRVAAGADPRAAAALLLGACVQRAFAYEMTEAGGPPEPLDEFARSIARTLMHGLGR, from the coding sequence ATGGAACAGAAGCCGACCCGCGTACGGATCATCGACGCCGCGCGCGACCTCATGCGGACGGCGGGGCTCGCCCGCACCACGACCAAGGAGATCGCCAAGGCCGCCGGATGCTCGGAGGCGGCGCTCTACAAGTACTTCGCGAGCAAGGAAGAGCTCTTCCTGACCGTCCTCGACGAACGGCTGCCCCGCCTCGGCGGACTGCTCGGCGCCCTCGCCGCCGACCCCGGCAGCCGCACCGTCGAGGAGAACCTCACGGACATCGCCCGGCAGGCCGCCCTCTTCTACGAGGAGAGCTTCCCGATGGCCGCCTCGCTCTACGCGGAGCCACAGCTCAAGGCCCGCCACGACGAGGGCATGCGCAGACTGGGCGCCGGCCCGCACAAGCCCGTCGAGGGGCTCACCGCCTACCTCCGCACCGAGCAGCGCCTCGGCCGCGTCGCCGCCGGAGCCGACCCCAGGGCGGCCGCCGCGCTCCTCCTCGGCGCCTGCGTCCAGCGGGCCTTCGCGTACGAGATGACCGAGGCCGGCGGCCCGCCCGAGCCGCTCGACGAGTTCGCCCGCTCGATCGCACGCACGCTGATGCACGGGCTCGGCCGGTGA
- a CDS encoding adenosine deaminase, with the protein MEHVSRDITLLPKAHLHLHFTGSMRPTTLIELADKYGVHLPDALSSGTPPKLRATDERGWFRFQRLYDIARSCLREPEDIRRLVREAAEEDVRDGSGWLEIQVDPTSYAPLLGGLIAAMEIILDAVDSASRETGLGMRVLVAANRMKHPLEARTLARLAVRYADRGVVGFGLSNDERRGMARDFDRAFSIARDGGLLAAPHGGELTGPASVRDCLDDLRASRVGHGVRAAEDPRLLRKLAERGVTCEVCPASNVALGVYERHEDVPLRTLFEAGVPMALGADDPLLFGSRLAAQYEIARRHHGFTDAELAELARQSVRGSAAPEGVRAKLLAGIDDWIAD; encoded by the coding sequence ATGGAGCACGTTTCACGCGACATCACCCTGCTGCCCAAGGCCCATCTGCACCTGCACTTCACCGGTTCGATGCGGCCCACGACGCTCATCGAGCTGGCCGACAAGTACGGCGTCCATCTCCCCGATGCTCTGAGCAGCGGTACGCCCCCGAAACTGCGGGCGACCGACGAGCGCGGCTGGTTCCGCTTCCAGCGTCTGTACGACATCGCCCGCTCCTGCCTGCGCGAGCCCGAGGACATCCGGCGGCTCGTCCGCGAGGCGGCCGAGGAAGACGTCAGGGACGGCTCGGGCTGGCTGGAGATCCAGGTCGACCCCACCTCGTACGCGCCGCTGCTCGGCGGACTCATCGCGGCCATGGAGATCATCCTGGACGCGGTCGACTCGGCGTCCCGGGAGACCGGGCTCGGGATGCGGGTGCTCGTCGCCGCGAACCGGATGAAGCATCCCCTGGAGGCGCGGACGCTCGCCCGGCTCGCGGTGCGGTACGCGGACCGGGGCGTGGTCGGCTTCGGGCTCTCCAACGACGAGCGGCGGGGCATGGCGCGCGACTTCGACCGCGCGTTCTCGATCGCCCGTGACGGCGGTCTGCTCGCGGCCCCGCACGGCGGCGAGCTGACGGGCCCGGCTTCGGTACGGGACTGCCTGGACGATCTGCGGGCCTCGCGCGTCGGCCACGGGGTGCGGGCGGCCGAGGACCCCCGGCTGCTGCGGAAGCTCGCGGAGCGGGGGGTGACCTGCGAGGTCTGCCCCGCGTCGAACGTGGCACTCGGCGTGTACGAGCGGCACGAGGACGTACCGCTGCGGACGCTCTTCGAGGCCGGGGTGCCGATGGCGCTGGGCGCGGACGACCCGCTGCTCTTCGGCTCGCGGCTCGCCGCGCAGTACGAGATCGCCCGTCGGCACCACGGGTTCACGGACGCGGAGCTGGCGGAGCTGGCCCGTCAGTCGGTGCGCGGCTCGGCGGCCCCGGAGGGCGTCCGGGCGAAGCTGCTGGCGGGGATCGACGACTGGATCGCCGACTGA